The following proteins come from a genomic window of Enterobacter chengduensis:
- a CDS encoding SLC13 family permease has translation MSLWLTHPLLLPSLIVGVTIVLWATSLLPEFITALLFFTAAMTARIAPPEVIFGGFASSAFWLVFSGFVLGVAIRKTGLADRAARALSAKLTDSWVLMVASVVLLSYALAFVMPSNMGRIALLMPIVAAMAKRAGIADGSRAWFGLALAVGFGTFQLSATILPANVPNLVMSGAAEGSYGIHLNYVPYLLLHTPVLGILKGLILIGLICWLFPGSPKPPKEQAPSEPMGRDEKRLAWLLAVVLGMWVTESWHGVGPAWTGLAASVIVMLPRIGFITGEEFSAGVNMRTCIYVAGILGLAIVVTQTGIGTAVGEALLRIMPLDAERPFTSFLALTGITTALNFIMTANGVPALYTTLAQSFSDATGFPLLSVIMIQVLGYSTPLLPYQASPIVVAMGLGKVPAKAGMVLCLALAIATYLVLLPLDYLWFSLLGKV, from the coding sequence ATGTCGCTCTGGTTAACGCATCCTCTACTGCTGCCCTCCCTGATCGTTGGCGTCACCATCGTGCTGTGGGCGACGTCGCTATTACCGGAATTTATCACCGCGCTGCTGTTCTTCACGGCGGCGATGACCGCCAGAATCGCCCCGCCGGAGGTGATTTTTGGCGGTTTTGCCTCGTCGGCTTTCTGGCTGGTCTTCAGCGGATTCGTGCTCGGCGTGGCGATCCGCAAAACCGGCCTGGCGGACAGGGCCGCCCGGGCGCTGTCGGCAAAGCTGACCGACTCCTGGGTATTGATGGTAGCGAGCGTGGTGCTGCTGAGCTACGCGCTGGCGTTTGTGATGCCGTCGAACATGGGGCGTATTGCGCTGCTGATGCCGATTGTCGCGGCGATGGCGAAACGCGCCGGTATCGCCGACGGCTCCCGCGCCTGGTTTGGACTGGCGCTGGCGGTAGGGTTCGGGACCTTCCAGCTTTCGGCGACGATTCTGCCCGCTAACGTCCCTAACCTGGTGATGAGCGGCGCGGCGGAAGGATCGTACGGCATCCACCTCAACTATGTTCCGTATCTGCTGCTGCATACGCCGGTGCTGGGCATTCTCAAAGGCCTGATCCTGATTGGCCTCATCTGCTGGCTATTTCCCGGCAGCCCGAAGCCGCCGAAGGAACAGGCGCCGTCTGAGCCCATGGGGCGGGACGAAAAGCGTCTTGCCTGGCTGCTGGCGGTGGTGCTGGGCATGTGGGTGACGGAGAGCTGGCACGGCGTGGGGCCCGCGTGGACGGGGCTGGCGGCGTCGGTCATCGTCATGCTGCCGCGTATCGGTTTTATCACCGGAGAGGAGTTTTCTGCGGGGGTGAACATGCGCACCTGTATCTATGTGGCAGGCATTCTTGGGCTGGCAATCGTCGTGACGCAAACCGGCATCGGAACGGCGGTGGGCGAGGCGCTGCTGCGCATTATGCCGCTGGATGCAGAGAGACCCTTCACCAGTTTCCTGGCGCTGACCGGTATTACCACCGCGCTTAACTTCATTATGACCGCCAACGGCGTTCCGGCGCTGTACACCACCCTGGCGCAGAGTTTTTCGGATGCGACCGGCTTCCCGCTGTTGTCGGTGATCATGATTCAGGTGCTGGGCTATTCCACGCCGCTGCTGCCGTATCAGGCGTCGCCGATTGTGGTGGCTATGGGCTTAGGAAAGGTGCCTGCAAAGGCGGGGATGGTGCTCTGTCTGGCGCTGGCGATTGCAACCTATCTGGTGCTGCTGCCGCTGGATTATCTGTGGTTTAGCTTGCTGGGGAAAGTGTAG
- a CDS encoding CDP-diacylglycerol diphosphatase codes for MKKIIVLILIVIALAAGGVYWMKAGNPNALRHIVLDQCVPNQIQNRNPAPCAQVKTDAGYVVFKDRNGPLQYLLMPTYRINGTESPLLTDAHTPNFFWLAWQSRSFMTLKRGSEVPDSAISLAINSPTGRTQNHFHIHISCLRPDVREKLNAAQGEISTQWLPLPGGLEGHEYLARRVTENELVQRSPFMMLAEELPEARDHMGRFALAMAQQSDGSFVLLATERNLLTLNRASAEELQDHQCAILK; via the coding sequence GTGAAAAAAATTATCGTATTGATCCTTATTGTCATCGCCCTTGCCGCGGGCGGCGTGTACTGGATGAAGGCGGGTAATCCGAATGCGTTGCGTCATATCGTTCTCGACCAGTGCGTGCCGAACCAGATTCAGAATCGTAACCCGGCGCCGTGTGCGCAGGTGAAAACGGATGCAGGGTATGTGGTATTTAAGGATCGCAACGGCCCGCTGCAATACCTGCTGATGCCAACATACCGCATCAACGGCACCGAAAGCCCGCTGTTGACCGACGCGCATACGCCGAACTTTTTCTGGCTGGCGTGGCAGTCGCGCAGCTTTATGACCCTGAAGCGGGGATCCGAGGTGCCTGACAGCGCCATTTCGCTGGCGATTAACTCGCCGACAGGGCGCACGCAGAACCATTTTCATATTCATATTTCCTGTCTGCGCCCGGACGTGCGCGAGAAGCTCAACGCGGCGCAGGGAGAAATCAGCACCCAGTGGCTGCCTCTGCCCGGAGGGCTGGAAGGGCATGAGTATCTTGCTCGCCGCGTGACGGAGAATGAACTGGTTCAGCGCAGCCCGTTTATGATGCTGGCAGAAGAGCTGCCGGAAGCGCGCGACCATATGGGGCGCTTCGCGCTGGCGATGGCGCAGCAGTCTGATGGTTCGTTTGTATTGCTGGCGACCGAGCGTAACCTGCTCACCCTTAACCGCGCGTCGGCTGAGGAACTGCAGGATCATCAATGCGCTATCCTGAAGTGA
- a CDS encoding sulfate ABC transporter substrate-binding protein — protein sequence MNKWGVGFTLLLASTSVLAKDIQLLNVSYDPTRELYEQYNKAFAAHWKQETGDNVVVRQSHGGSGKQATSVINGIEADVVTLALAYDVDAIAERGRIDKNWIKRLPDNSAPYTSTIVFLVRKGNPKQIKDWNDLVKPGVSVITPNPKSSGGARWNYLGAWGYALHQNNGDQAKAQEFVKALYKNVEVLDSGARGATNTFVERGIGDVLIAWENEALLATHELGKDKFEIVTPSESILAEPTVSVVDKVVEKKDTKAVAEAYLKYLYSPEGQEIAAKNFYRPRDAAVAKKYEGEFPKLKLFTIDDVFGGWTKAQKEHFSNGGTFDQISQR from the coding sequence ATGAATAAATGGGGCGTGGGTTTTACATTATTGCTGGCATCGACCAGCGTTCTGGCAAAGGATATCCAGTTACTGAACGTGTCATACGACCCGACGCGTGAACTGTACGAGCAATACAATAAGGCGTTTGCGGCGCACTGGAAGCAGGAAACCGGCGACAATGTCGTGGTTCGCCAGTCTCACGGCGGCTCCGGCAAGCAGGCGACCTCCGTCATCAACGGTATTGAAGCCGACGTGGTGACCCTGGCGCTGGCCTACGACGTCGACGCCATCGCCGAGCGCGGCCGCATCGACAAAAACTGGATCAAACGCCTGCCGGATAACTCCGCGCCATACACCTCGACCATCGTCTTCCTGGTGCGTAAAGGGAACCCGAAACAGATTAAAGACTGGAACGACCTGGTCAAACCGGGCGTATCTGTGATTACCCCGAACCCGAAAAGCTCCGGCGGCGCTCGCTGGAACTACCTGGGCGCGTGGGGCTATGCGCTGCACCAGAATAACGGTGACCAGGCCAAAGCACAGGAATTCGTGAAAGCGCTGTATAAAAACGTTGAGGTACTGGACTCCGGCGCGCGCGGCGCAACCAACACCTTCGTCGAGCGCGGTATTGGCGACGTGCTGATCGCCTGGGAAAACGAAGCCCTGCTGGCGACCCACGAACTGGGTAAAGACAAATTCGAGATCGTGACCCCAAGCGAATCCATCCTCGCAGAGCCGACCGTTTCCGTGGTCGACAAAGTGGTTGAGAAGAAAGACACCAAAGCGGTAGCGGAAGCTTACCTGAAGTATCTCTACTCGCCTGAAGGCCAGGAAATTGCGGCAAAAAACTTCTATCGTCCACGCGATGCGGCTGTCGCGAAGAAATACGAAGGGGAATTCCCGAAACTGAAGCTCTTCACCATTGATGATGTGTTCGGCGGCTGGACGAAAGCGCAGAAAGAGCACTTCTCTAATGGCGGCACCTTCGACCAGATTAGTCAGCGCTAA
- the pfkA gene encoding 6-phosphofructokinase codes for MIKKIGVLTSGGDAPGMNAAIRGVVRAALTEGLEVFGIYDGYLGLYEDRMVQLDRYSVSDMINRGGTFLGSARFPEFRDEHVREVAIENMKKRGLDALVVIGGDGSYMGAKRLTEMGFPCIGLPGTIDNDIKGTDYTIGFFTALGTVVEAIDRLRDTSSSHQRISIVEVMGRYCGDLTLAAAIAGGCEFIVVPEVEFSREDLVAEIKAGIAKGKKHAIVAITEHICDVDELAKYIEAETKRETRATVLGHIQRGGSPGPYDRILASRMGAYAIDLLLQGHGGRCVGIQNEKLVHHDIIDAIENMKRPFKGDWLDCAKKLY; via the coding sequence ATGATTAAGAAAATCGGTGTGTTGACAAGCGGCGGTGATGCGCCGGGCATGAACGCGGCAATTCGCGGTGTTGTCCGCGCAGCGCTGACGGAAGGTCTGGAAGTTTTTGGTATCTATGATGGTTACCTGGGTCTGTATGAAGACCGTATGGTTCAGCTCGACCGTTACAGCGTGTCTGACATGATCAACCGTGGCGGCACCTTCCTTGGGTCTGCGCGCTTCCCGGAATTCCGTGATGAACACGTTCGTGAAGTGGCTATCGAGAACATGAAGAAACGTGGCCTGGATGCCCTGGTGGTTATCGGCGGTGACGGCTCTTACATGGGTGCAAAACGTCTGACCGAAATGGGCTTCCCGTGCATCGGTCTGCCGGGTACCATCGACAACGACATCAAAGGTACTGATTACACTATCGGTTTCTTTACTGCGCTGGGTACCGTTGTTGAAGCGATTGACCGTCTGCGTGACACTTCGTCTTCTCACCAGCGTATCTCTATCGTTGAAGTGATGGGCCGTTACTGCGGCGACCTGACGCTGGCGGCAGCCATTGCGGGCGGTTGCGAATTTATCGTCGTGCCTGAAGTCGAATTTAGCCGTGAAGATCTGGTGGCTGAAATCAAAGCGGGCATCGCAAAAGGTAAAAAACACGCGATCGTGGCGATTACCGAGCACATCTGTGACGTTGACGAGCTGGCGAAGTACATTGAAGCCGAAACCAAACGCGAAACCCGCGCGACCGTACTGGGTCACATCCAGCGTGGCGGTTCCCCTGGCCCTTACGACCGTATCCTGGCGTCCCGCATGGGCGCGTACGCTATCGATCTGCTGCTGCAGGGCCACGGCGGCCGCTGCGTCGGTATTCAGAACGAAAAACTGGTTCACCATGACATCATCGACGCGATTGAAAACATGAAGCGTCCGTTCAAGGGTGACTGGCTGGACTGCGCGAAAAAACTGTACTGA
- the fieF gene encoding CDF family cation-efflux transporter FieF (FieF, a metal efflux transporter, is a member of the CDF (cation diffusion facilitator) family of transporters.) codes for MNQSYGRLVSRAAIAATVMASSLLLIKIFAWWYTGSVSILAALVDSLMDIAASLTNLLVVRYSLQPADEEHTFGHGKAESLAALAQSMFISGSALFLFLTGIQHLVSPTPMNDPGVGVVVTVVALICTLVLVTFQRWVVRKTQSQAVRADMLHYQSDVMMNGAILIALGLAWYGWHRADALFALGIGIYILYSALRMGYEAVQSLLDRALPDSERNEIFSIVTAWPGVSGAHDLRTRQSGPTRFIQIHIEMEDNLPLVQAHVIAEQVEQAILQRFPGSDVIIHQDPCSVVPGHVGLS; via the coding sequence ATGAATCAATCCTATGGAAGACTGGTAAGCCGGGCCGCCATTGCGGCGACCGTCATGGCCTCCAGCCTGTTACTGATTAAAATTTTTGCCTGGTGGTATACCGGCTCGGTCAGTATTCTGGCGGCGCTGGTGGACTCGCTGATGGACATTGCCGCCTCGTTAACCAATCTGCTGGTGGTACGTTACTCGCTGCAGCCAGCGGATGAAGAGCACACGTTTGGGCACGGCAAAGCGGAGTCTTTGGCCGCGCTGGCGCAAAGTATGTTCATTTCCGGTTCTGCGCTTTTCCTGTTCCTCACCGGCATTCAGCATCTCGTTTCGCCGACCCCGATGAACGATCCCGGCGTTGGCGTCGTGGTGACTGTCGTCGCGCTTATATGCACACTTGTTCTGGTAACGTTCCAGCGCTGGGTCGTTCGCAAAACGCAAAGCCAGGCCGTACGGGCGGATATGCTTCATTATCAATCTGATGTTATGATGAATGGGGCTATTCTTATTGCGCTCGGTCTGGCCTGGTATGGCTGGCATCGGGCCGATGCGTTATTTGCGTTAGGGATTGGTATCTATATTTTATATAGCGCCCTGCGGATGGGGTATGAAGCGGTGCAATCACTGCTTGACCGTGCCCTCCCGGACTCAGAACGTAATGAAATTTTTTCTATTGTGACCGCCTGGCCCGGCGTCAGCGGTGCGCACGATCTTCGAACGCGGCAGTCAGGGCCGACCCGCTTTATTCAGATTCATATTGAAATGGAAGACAACCTGCCGCTGGTCCAGGCTCACGTTATTGCTGAGCAGGTCGAGCAGGCGATTTTGCAGCGTTTTCCTGGTTCAGACGTCATCATTCACCAGGATCCCTGCTCGGTTGTACCCGGACATGTTGGACTTTCGTAA
- the cpxP gene encoding cell-envelope stress modulator CpxP yields MRKVTAAVMASTLAFSAFSQAAVAINGDNGPSPEGATQLSSQSHMFDGISLTEHQRQQMRDLMQRARHDQPPVNVSEMETMHRLVTAENFDESAVRAQAEKMAQEQVARQVEMAKVRNQMFHLLTPEQQAVLNARHQQRMDQLREVARMQRSSETTFFSSNSSTRSNQ; encoded by the coding sequence ATGCGCAAAGTTACCGCTGCCGTCATGGCCTCAACGCTGGCGTTCAGTGCGTTTAGCCAGGCTGCTGTAGCTATCAACGGCGATAACGGTCCCTCACCAGAGGGCGCAACGCAGCTCAGTAGCCAAAGCCATATGTTTGACGGCATAAGTTTAACCGAACATCAGCGTCAACAGATGCGAGATCTGATGCAGAGGGCACGACACGACCAGCCCCCTGTTAATGTTAGCGAAATGGAGACAATGCATCGCCTTGTCACCGCAGAAAATTTTGACGAAAGCGCTGTACGCGCTCAGGCCGAAAAAATGGCACAGGAACAGGTTGCCCGCCAGGTAGAGATGGCGAAGGTCCGCAACCAGATGTTCCACCTGCTAACGCCCGAGCAGCAAGCGGTTTTGAATGCCAGACATCAGCAGCGAATGGACCAGCTGCGTGAGGTTGCACGGATGCAGCGAAGCTCAGAAACAACGTTTTTCAGTAGCAATAGCAGTACCCGTAGTAACCAGTAA
- the cpxR gene encoding envelope stress response regulator transcription factor CpxR: MNKILLVDDDRELTSLLKELLDMEGFNVLVAHDGEQALSLLDDSIDLLLLDVMMPKKNGIDTLKELRQTHQTPVIMLTARGSELDRVLGLELGADDYLPKPFNDRELVARIRAILRRSHWSEQQQNTDNSSPTLEVDSLSLNPGRQEASFDGQTLELTGTEFTLLYLLAQHLGQVVSREHLSQEVLGKRLTPFDRAIDMHISNLRRKLPERKDGHPWFKTLRGRGYLMVSAS; encoded by the coding sequence ATGAATAAAATCCTGTTAGTTGATGATGACCGAGAGCTCACATCCCTTTTAAAGGAGTTGCTCGACATGGAAGGTTTCAACGTCCTGGTTGCCCACGATGGCGAGCAGGCGCTGAGTCTCCTTGACGACAGCATCGATCTACTTTTGCTCGACGTGATGATGCCGAAGAAAAACGGCATTGATACGTTGAAAGAGCTTCGCCAGACACACCAGACCCCCGTTATCATGCTGACCGCGCGCGGCAGCGAGCTCGACCGCGTACTTGGCCTTGAGCTGGGCGCGGATGACTATTTACCGAAGCCGTTTAACGACCGTGAACTGGTTGCCCGTATTCGCGCGATCCTGCGTCGTTCCCACTGGAGCGAGCAGCAGCAAAATACCGACAACAGCTCGCCTACCCTTGAAGTCGACTCCCTGAGCCTGAACCCGGGCCGTCAGGAGGCGAGCTTTGATGGCCAGACGCTCGAACTCACCGGCACGGAGTTCACCCTGCTGTATCTGCTGGCACAGCATCTGGGCCAGGTGGTTTCACGTGAGCATCTGAGCCAGGAAGTGCTGGGCAAACGTCTGACCCCGTTTGACCGCGCCATCGACATGCACATCTCTAACCTGCGCCGTAAGCTGCCGGAGCGTAAAGACGGTCACCCATGGTTTAAAACCCTGCGTGGTCGCGGTTATCTGATGGTTTCCGCTTCATGA
- the cpxA gene encoding envelope stress sensor histidine kinase CpxA: protein MIGSLTARIFAIFWLTLALVLMLVLMLPKLDSRQMTELLDSEQRQGVMIEQHVEAELANDPPNDLMWWRRLFRAIDKWAPPGQRLLLVTSEGRVIGADRNEMQIIRNFIGQADNADHPQKKKYGRVEMVGPFSVRDGEDNYQLYLIRPASSSQSDFINLLFDRPLLLLIVTMLVSSPLLLWLAWSLAKPARKLKNAADEVAQGNLRQHPELEAGPQEFLAAGTSFNQMVSALDRMMTAQQRLLSDISHELRTPLTRLQLGTALLRRRSGESKELERIETEAQRLDSMINDLLVMSRNQQKNALVSETVKANHLWHEVLDNAAFEAEQMGKSFTVNFPPGPWPLYGNPNALESALENIVRNALRYSHTKIEVAFSVDKDGITVIVDDDGPGVSPEDREQIFRPFYRTDEARDRESGGTGLGLAIVETAMQQHRGWVKADDSPLGGLRLTLWLPLYKRS from the coding sequence ATGATAGGAAGCTTAACCGCCCGCATCTTCGCCATCTTCTGGCTGACGCTGGCATTAGTTTTAATGCTCGTACTGATGTTGCCAAAACTCGACTCACGCCAGATGACTGAGCTTCTCGACAGCGAGCAACGTCAGGGCGTGATGATCGAGCAGCACGTGGAAGCCGAGCTGGCAAACGATCCGCCGAACGATTTAATGTGGTGGCGCAGGCTGTTTCGCGCTATCGACAAGTGGGCACCGCCCGGACAACGCCTGCTGCTGGTGACCAGCGAAGGCCGCGTTATTGGGGCCGATCGCAATGAAATGCAGATTATCCGCAACTTCATTGGTCAGGCAGATAACGCCGATCATCCTCAGAAGAAGAAATATGGCCGCGTAGAGATGGTCGGGCCTTTTTCCGTCAGGGACGGCGAGGATAATTATCAGCTCTACCTGATTCGCCCTGCGAGCAGCTCCCAGTCCGATTTTATCAACCTGCTGTTTGACCGCCCTCTCCTGCTGCTGATTGTCACCATGCTGGTCAGCTCGCCGCTGCTGTTATGGCTGGCGTGGAGCCTGGCGAAACCGGCCCGCAAGCTGAAAAACGCCGCCGATGAAGTGGCGCAGGGTAACCTGCGACAGCACCCTGAACTGGAAGCCGGACCGCAGGAGTTCCTTGCCGCCGGGACCAGTTTTAACCAGATGGTCAGCGCTCTCGATCGCATGATGACCGCACAGCAGCGTCTGCTGTCGGATATCTCGCACGAGCTGCGTACGCCGCTTACGCGCCTGCAGCTCGGCACCGCCCTGCTGCGCCGCCGCAGCGGTGAGAGCAAAGAGCTGGAGCGTATTGAAACGGAAGCTCAGCGTCTGGACAGCATGATCAACGACCTGCTGGTCATGTCGCGCAATCAGCAGAAAAACGCGCTGGTCAGCGAAACGGTGAAAGCCAATCACCTGTGGCATGAAGTGCTGGATAACGCGGCGTTCGAAGCGGAGCAGATGGGCAAATCCTTCACCGTCAACTTCCCGCCGGGCCCGTGGCCGCTGTACGGTAACCCTAACGCGCTGGAAAGCGCGCTGGAGAACATCGTGCGTAACGCCCTGCGCTACTCGCACACGAAGATTGAGGTGGCGTTCTCGGTAGATAAAGACGGGATCACCGTTATTGTCGATGACGACGGCCCTGGCGTCAGCCCGGAAGACCGCGAGCAGATTTTCCGTCCGTTTTACCGTACCGACGAGGCGCGCGACCGCGAATCCGGCGGCACGGGGCTGGGTCTGGCGATTGTTGAAACCGCCATGCAGCAGCACCGCGGCTGGGTGAAGGCCGATGACAGCCCGCTGGGTGGGCTTCGCTTGACGCTGTGGCTGCCGTTGTATAAGCGTTCGTAG
- the yiiM gene encoding 6-hydroxyaminopurine reductase, with protein MHHYPVNVFTGKVREYDGSRPSAIAKIQVDGELTLTELGLAGDEQAEKKIHGGPERALCHYPREHYQHWKTEFPEQADLFVAPAFGENLSTEGLTEKNVFIGDIYRWGDALIQVTQPRSPCFKLNFHFGIHDMSSQLQSAGKTGWLYRVVLAGQVSADAPLELASRLSDVSVYDACAIAWHMPFDDEQYHRLLSAAGLSTSWTRTMQKRRLSGKIEDNSRRLWGK; from the coding sequence ATGCACCACTATCCGGTCAACGTGTTTACAGGCAAGGTAAGGGAGTACGACGGCAGCCGCCCGAGCGCCATCGCCAAAATTCAGGTCGACGGCGAACTGACGTTAACCGAGCTTGGGCTGGCGGGCGACGAGCAGGCCGAAAAGAAAATCCACGGCGGGCCGGAGCGCGCGCTGTGCCACTACCCCCGCGAGCACTATCAGCACTGGAAAACCGAATTCCCCGAGCAGGCGGATCTCTTCGTAGCCCCCGCGTTTGGTGAGAATCTCTCCACTGAAGGGCTCACCGAAAAGAACGTATTTATCGGCGATATCTACCGCTGGGGCGATGCCCTGATTCAGGTGACGCAGCCGCGCTCGCCGTGCTTCAAGCTCAACTTCCACTTCGGTATTCATGACATGTCGTCCCAGCTGCAAAGCGCGGGTAAAACCGGCTGGCTGTATCGCGTGGTGCTGGCCGGACAGGTTTCGGCGGACGCGCCGCTTGAGCTGGCTTCACGCCTGAGCGACGTGTCGGTTTATGACGCCTGCGCCATTGCCTGGCATATGCCGTTTGATGACGAGCAGTATCACCGCCTGCTGTCGGCGGCGGGGCTCTCGACAAGCTGGACCAGAACGATGCAGAAGCGGCGCTTAAGCGGCAAGATCGAGGATAATTCGCGGAGATTATGGGGGAAATAA
- the sodA gene encoding superoxide dismutase [Mn] → MSYTLPSLPYAYDALEPHFDKQTMEIHHTKHHQTYVNNANAALESLPEFANLSAEELITKLDQLPADKKTVLRNNAGGHANHSLFWKGLKTGTTLQGDLKAAIERDFGSVDNFKAEFEKAAATRFGSGWAWLVLKGDKLAVVSTANQDSPLMGEAISGASGFPILGLDVWEHAYYLKFQNRRPDYIKAFWDVVNWDEAAARFAAKK, encoded by the coding sequence ATGAGTTATACACTGCCATCCCTGCCGTATGCCTACGACGCACTGGAACCGCATTTCGACAAGCAGACGATGGAAATCCATCACACTAAACACCACCAGACCTACGTGAACAACGCGAACGCCGCGCTGGAAAGCCTGCCAGAGTTCGCTAACCTGTCTGCTGAAGAGCTGATCACCAAGCTGGACCAGCTGCCAGCGGATAAGAAAACCGTGCTGCGCAACAACGCGGGCGGCCACGCTAACCACAGCCTGTTCTGGAAAGGCCTGAAAACCGGTACCACCCTGCAGGGCGACCTGAAAGCGGCTATCGAGCGCGACTTCGGTTCCGTTGACAACTTCAAAGCGGAATTTGAAAAAGCCGCTGCTACCCGTTTCGGCTCCGGCTGGGCGTGGCTGGTACTGAAGGGTGACAAGCTGGCGGTGGTGTCTACCGCTAACCAGGACTCCCCGCTGATGGGTGAAGCGATTTCTGGCGCATCCGGTTTCCCAATCCTGGGTCTGGACGTGTGGGAACACGCTTACTACCTGAAATTCCAGAACCGTCGTCCGGACTACATCAAAGCCTTCTGGGACGTGGTGAACTGGGACGAAGCCGCAGCGCGTTTCGCCGCTAAAAAATAA
- the rhaT gene encoding L-rhamnose/proton symporter RhaT, whose translation MNHAITMGIFWHLIGAASAACFYAPFKKVKGWSWETMWSVGGTVSWLILPWTISAMLLPDFWGYFASFNASTLLPVFLFGAMWGIGNINYGLTMRYLGMSMGIGIAIGITLIVGTLMTPILNGNVDVLINTQGGRMTLLGVLVAVIGVGIVTRAGQLKERKMGIRAEEFNLKKGLLLAVMCGIFSAGMSFAMNAAKPMHEAAAALGVDPLYVALPSYVVIMGGGALVNLGFCIVRLAKVKDLSIKNDFSLAKPLIITNVLLSALGGLMWYLQFFFYAWGHASIPAQYDYMSWMLHMSFYVLCGGLVGLVLKEWNNAGRRPVGVLSLGCVVIIIAANIVGLGMAN comes from the coding sequence ATGAATCATGCGATTACGATGGGTATCTTCTGGCATCTGATAGGCGCCGCCAGTGCTGCCTGTTTCTATGCCCCGTTTAAAAAAGTGAAAGGCTGGTCATGGGAAACCATGTGGTCCGTTGGCGGTACCGTGTCATGGCTGATTTTGCCGTGGACCATCAGCGCCATGCTGCTGCCCGATTTCTGGGGCTACTTTGCCTCCTTCAACGCGTCTACCCTGCTGCCGGTGTTCCTGTTTGGCGCGATGTGGGGCATCGGTAATATCAACTACGGCCTCACCATGCGCTATCTCGGTATGTCGATGGGCATCGGCATCGCGATTGGCATTACGCTGATCGTCGGCACCCTAATGACGCCAATACTCAACGGTAATGTCGACGTGCTGATTAACACGCAGGGTGGACGAATGACGCTGCTGGGCGTCCTGGTCGCGGTGATCGGCGTCGGTATTGTCACCCGCGCGGGCCAGCTGAAAGAGCGCAAGATGGGCATCAGGGCCGAAGAGTTCAACCTGAAAAAAGGGCTGCTGCTGGCGGTAATGTGCGGCATCTTCTCGGCGGGGATGTCGTTCGCCATGAATGCCGCCAAGCCGATGCACGAAGCGGCCGCGGCGCTGGGCGTCGACCCGCTGTACGTTGCCCTACCCAGCTACGTGGTGATTATGGGCGGCGGCGCGCTGGTTAACCTCGGCTTCTGCATTGTTCGTCTGGCAAAAGTGAAGGATCTGTCGATAAAAAACGACTTCTCGCTGGCGAAACCGCTTATCATCACCAACGTGTTGCTCTCCGCCCTCGGCGGCCTGATGTGGTACCTGCAGTTCTTCTTTTATGCCTGGGGCCACGCCAGCATTCCGGCGCAGTACGACTACATGAGCTGGATGCTGCACATGAGCTTCTACGTGCTGTGCGGTGGACTGGTGGGTCTGGTGCTTAAAGAGTGGAACAACGCCGGACGCCGTCCGGTGGGCGTGCTGAGCCTGGGCTGCGTGGTGATTATTATCGCCGCCAACATCGTCGGCCTCGGCATGGCGAACTGA